A single window of Solanum dulcamara chromosome 5, daSolDulc1.2, whole genome shotgun sequence DNA harbors:
- the LOC129889006 gene encoding MLO-like protein 1: MAGDLETNLEFTPTWIIAIVCTVIVAISLLVERIIHYGGKYLLKKNQKPLYEALQKIKEELMLLGFISLLLTVSQERILKICIPKHLSNHWLPCKKEEEDDEGAKETVHFQTNFFSLIPGGRRLLAESANSGYCKAKDKAPLLSLTALHHLHTFIFVLAVSHVTFSALTILFGGIKIRQWKSWEDSIQKEEYNPEEVLRSKVTHVQDHDFVKGRFLGFGKRSTLLGWLNSFVKQFFGSVTKLDYTTLRLGFIMTHCKGNPKFHFHKYMIRVLEADFKKVVGISWYLWLFVVLFLLLNVHGWHTYFWIAFIPFVLLLAVGTKLEHVITQLAGDVAAKHIAVKGDLVVKPSDDHFWFHRPRLVLLLIHIILFQNSFEIAFFFWIWAQYHFNSCIMGQVGYIIPRLVIGVFVQFFCSYSTLPLYAIVTQMGSSFKKEIFDEHTQDGLVGWAKKARRRAVNGSNQVVHKESPSPMAVQLAQVETQESAMEEGNAGEIRRATEQLNSKVNEANNDQHSSDLSKLLKL; encoded by the exons atggcAGGAGATTTAGAAACAAATTTAGAATTTACACCAACATGGATTATTGCCATAGTCTGTACTGTCATAGTTGCTATATCTCTTCTTGTTGAAAGAATTATTCATTATGGTGGCAAG TATTTACTCAAGAAAAACCAGAAGCCACTCTATGAAGCCTTACAAAAGATCAAAGAAG AGTTGATGCTGTTGGGATTCATATCACTGTTATTGACAGTGTCTCAAGagagaattcttaaaatatgcATCCCAAAGCACTTGTCTAATCACTGGCTCCCTTGcaaaaaggaggaggaggatGATGAAGGTGCCAAGGAAACTGTCCACTTTCAGACCAATTTCTTCTCTTTAATTCCAGGAGGAAGGCGCCTTCTTGCTGAATCTGCTAATTCTGGTTATTGTAAGGCTAAG GACAAGGCACCATTGCTATCTCTAACAGCACTGCATCATCTCCATACCTTTATCTTTGTGCTGGCTGTTTCACACGTTACTTTCTCAGCTCTAACAATTTTATTTGGAGGTATAAAG ATACGTCAGTGGAAATCTTGGGAGGATTCTATCCAGAAAGAGGAATATAATCCAGAAGAAG TACTTCGCTCGAAAGTTACACATGTTCAAGACCATGATTTTGTCAAGGGCCGGTTTCTAGGTTTTGGTAAAAGATCAACTTTATTAGGTTGGCTG AATTCCTTTGTCAAGCAATTCTTTGGATCTGTCACAAAATTGGACTATACAACTTTGAGGCTTGGCTTCATTATG ACTCATTGCAAAGGGAATCCAAAGTTCCACTTTCACAAGTATATGATACGCGTACTTGAAGCTGATTTCAAGAAAGTTGTTGGGATTAG CTGGTATCTTTGGCTATTTGTGGTCTTGTTCCTATTGCTTAATGTTCATG GCTGGCACACTTACTTTTGGATAGCATTCATTCCCTTTGTT CTTTTGCTAGCTGTGGGGACTAAACTAGAGCATGTGATAACTCAACTTGCTGGAGATGTTGCTGCAAAGCACATAGCAGTGAAAGGAGATTTAGTTGTCAAGCCATCAGATGATCACTTCTGGTTTCATAGACCGCGATTAGTCCTTTTACTCATTCATATCATCCTTTTCCAGAACTCCTTTGAGATTGCATTTTTCTTCTGGATTTGG GCTCAATATCATTTCAACTCCTGCATCATGGGACAAGTTGGTTATATCATCCCTCGACTTGTTATAGG GGTGTTTGTTCAATTCTTTTGCAGTTATAGTACTCTACCACTATATGCAATTGTCACACAG ATGGGAAGTTCATTCAAGAAAGAAATATTCGACGAGCATACACAAGACGGGCTAGTTGGTTGGGCTAAGAAGGCTAGAAGGAGAGCTGTCAATGGCTCTAACCAAGTGGTCCATAAAGAGTCCCCTTCTCCTATGGCTGTGCAGCTAGCACAAGTTGAAACACAAGAATCTGCTATGGAAGAGGGCAATGCAGGAGAAATTAGGCGCGCGACCgaacaactcaactcaaaagtaAATGAAGCCAACAACGACCAACATTCCTCAGATCTCTCAAAGCTGTTAAAACTGTAA
- the LOC129889007 gene encoding guanosine nucleotide diphosphate dissociation inhibitor 2-like yields the protein MDEEYDVIVLGTGLKECILSGLLSVDGLKVLHMDRNDYYGGESTSLNLVQLWKRFKGSDKPPAELGSSRDYNVDMIPKFIMANGALVRVLIHTDVTKYLYFKAVDGSFVYNKGKVHKVPATDMEALKSPLMGIFEKRRARKFFIYVQDYKESDPKTHEGMDLTRVTTRELIAKYGLDDNTVDFIGHALALHRDDRYLDEPALDTVKRMKLYAESLARFQGGSPYIYPLYGLGELPQAFARLSAVYGGTYMLNKPECKVEFDEEGKVCGVTSEGETAKCKKVVCDPSYLPNKVRKVGKVARAIAIMSHPIPNTNDSHSVQIILPQKQLGRKSDMYLFCCSYTHNVAPKGKFIAFVSTEAETDNPESELKPGVSLLGPVDEIVYETYDRSEPVNECSLDNCFVSTSYDATTHFESTVDDVLNLYTKITGKVLDLNVDLSAASAAEE from the exons ATGGATGAAGAATACGATGTGATTGTGTTAGGAACAGGTCTTAAGGAATGCATTCTTAGCGGTCTTCTATCTGTTGATGGTCTTAAG GTTCTGCACATGGACAGAAATGACTACTATGGAGGAGAATCAACTTCCCTCAATCTTGTCcag CTTTGGAAGAGGTTTAAAGGAAGCGATAAACCTCCAGCTGAACTGGGTTCTAGTAGAGATTACAATGTTGACATGATTCCTAAG TTTATTATGGCAAATGGTGCTCTTGTGCGGGTGCTAATTCATACTGAtgttacaaaatatttatactttaaAGCGGTTGATGGCAGCTTTGTGTATAACAAAGGAAAG GTGCACAAGGTGCCAGCTACTGACATGGAGGCACTTAAATCTCCTCTGATGGGCATCTTTGAGAAGCGGCGTGCTCGAAAGTTCTTTATTTATGTCCAAGACTATAAAGAAAGTGATCCTAAAACACATGAAGGGATGGATCTAACAAGAGTTACCACAAGAGAGCTTATTGC TAAATATGGTCTTGATGACAACACTGTGGACTTCATTGGTCATGCATTGGCACTGCATAGAGATGACCGCTACTTAGATGAACCAGCACTGGATACTGTGAAGAGAATGAAG CTATATGCCGAGTCTCTTGCTCGTTTCCAAGGAGGATCACCATATATTTATCCTTTGTATGGATTAGGAGAGCTCCCCCAG GCATTTGCTCGATTGAGTGCTGTGTATGGTGGGACCTACATGTTGAATAAACCTGAATGCAAG GTAGAGTTTGATGAAGAAGGAAAGGTCTGTGGTGTTACTTCAGAAGGGGAAACTGCAAAGTGCAAGAAAGTTGTATGTGATCCTTCCTACTTGCCCAACAAG GTGAGGAAGGTTGGCAAAGTTGCAAGAGCTATCGCAATTATGAGCCACCCAATCCCAAATACCAATGACTCTCACTCTGTGCAAATTATCCTACCTCAGAAGCAATTGGGTCGCAAATCAGATAT GTACCTGTTCTGCTGTTCTTACACTCATAATGTTGCTCCAAAGGGGAAATTCATTGCATTTGTCTCAACAGAGGCAGAAACTGATAACCCAGAGAGTGAATTGAAGCCGGGAGTAAGTCTTCTAGGGCCAGTGGATGAGATCGTCTATGAAACTTATGACAGATCTGAACCTGTCAATGAGTGCTCCTTGGACAATTGTTTTGTTTCAACT AGCTATGATGCCACTACTCACTTTGAGTCGACTGTAGATGATGTGCTCAATTTGTACACCAAAATAACTGGAAAG GTTCTTGACCTCAATGTGGACCTAAGTGCTGCGAGTGCCGCTGAAGAATGA